From one Nonomuraea polychroma genomic stretch:
- a CDS encoding recombinase family protein codes for MYDDEFLRVEAHACPMTSCAAPASSPCRTGKGKVAVQYHTARFRLVPAFAKALNVPTPAIRKPGALWIELPRPATADAEPAGHARIGYARASTLRQSLDTQLDALKAAGVTRVFAEKISTRATIRPELDKAVTLARELRAAGVAVTLVVHEHKRLGRGLDLAALAEQLRAADIGLEFLTGELQGSHDPSGVVFTVLAALSGMEREYIRDRTLEGHESARARGKAIGGAAVTDENMLAMALHLRGQNLSLRDIAARLVITSGAKKGGHPSAATVLRMLRDHDQQSAT; via the coding sequence GTGTACGACGACGAGTTCCTCCGCGTGGAGGCCCACGCCTGCCCGATGACCTCCTGCGCTGCCCCGGCCAGCTCCCCCTGCCGAACCGGCAAGGGCAAGGTCGCCGTCCAGTACCACACCGCCCGCTTCCGGCTCGTGCCCGCGTTCGCCAAGGCGCTCAACGTCCCCACTCCGGCCATCCGCAAGCCGGGCGCACTGTGGATCGAACTGCCCCGCCCTGCCACGGCCGACGCCGAACCGGCCGGGCACGCGCGGATCGGCTACGCCCGCGCCTCCACTCTTCGCCAGTCCCTGGACACCCAGCTCGACGCGCTCAAGGCCGCCGGCGTCACCCGCGTCTTCGCCGAGAAGATCTCCACCCGCGCCACCATCCGCCCCGAGCTCGACAAGGCCGTCACCCTGGCCCGGGAACTGCGCGCGGCGGGCGTGGCGGTCACGCTCGTGGTGCACGAGCACAAACGGCTCGGCCGCGGCCTCGACCTGGCCGCCCTCGCCGAGCAGCTGCGCGCCGCCGACATCGGCCTGGAGTTCCTCACCGGCGAGCTGCAGGGCTCCCACGACCCCTCGGGCGTGGTGTTCACCGTGCTGGCCGCGCTGTCGGGGATGGAACGCGAGTACATCCGCGACCGCACCCTGGAAGGCCACGAATCCGCCCGCGCCCGCGGCAAGGCCATCGGCGGCGCCGCCGTCACCGACGAGAACATGCTCGCCATGGCCCTGCACCTGCGCGGCCAGAACCTCAGCCTGCGCGACATCGCCGCCCGCCTCGTCATCACCAGCGGCGCGAAAAAGGGCGGTCACCCCTCGGCCGCGACCGTCCTGCGCATGCTGCGCGACCACGACCAGCAGAGCGCGACCTGA
- a CDS encoding MmcQ/YjbR family DNA-binding protein — protein sequence MSDIADVPPAVVGRLRVICGELPEAYEEPAWIGLRWRIRRRTFLHVYTTDGRGSAYIDMDDPAILMTFRAPPGELAALAHAGPPFFRADWGVNVVGMVLDDETDWVEVAELVTDSYRVQAPRRLAFRLKAGG from the coding sequence ATGAGCGACATCGCGGACGTTCCACCCGCCGTTGTGGGCCGGCTCCGGGTGATCTGCGGGGAGCTGCCCGAGGCGTACGAGGAGCCGGCGTGGATCGGCCTGCGGTGGCGGATTCGCCGGCGGACGTTCCTGCACGTCTACACCACCGACGGGAGGGGGTCGGCGTACATCGATATGGACGATCCGGCCATCCTGATGACCTTCCGGGCGCCGCCCGGGGAGTTGGCCGCGCTGGCGCATGCCGGCCCTCCGTTCTTCCGGGCCGACTGGGGTGTGAATGTCGTGGGAATGGTGCTGGACGACGAGACGGACTGGGTCGAGGTTGCCGAGCTGGTGACGGACAGCTATCGCGTGCAGGCGCCCCGCCGCCTCGCGTTCCGGCTGAAGGCAGGTGGATGA
- a CDS encoding DinB family protein has translation MPAEYTQSDQFRGARIHLCDLSGLEIRDCDVTGLKIVDCYGGNVSLGGSFERVVVNDVDVTAYVEAELDRLHPNRVLAREATSAAEYRAAWDAIEKQWEETLDRARRLPEAKLHEQVDGEWSFVETQRHLLMASDAWIGNAVLEEDAPYHPLGLPGGGMPAEASAKLGLTLDATPTLDEVLAPRLARMATMRRVVDELTEAELDRVCGRKPADPYPDKEYVVRRCLTVVCKEEAEHHRYAVRDLTVLEAGARTE, from the coding sequence ATGCCTGCTGAATACACCCAAAGTGACCAGTTCCGTGGTGCCCGCATCCACCTGTGCGACCTCTCCGGCCTCGAGATTCGCGATTGCGACGTCACCGGCCTGAAGATCGTGGACTGCTATGGGGGCAACGTCTCCCTCGGTGGCAGCTTCGAGCGTGTCGTTGTCAACGACGTCGACGTGACCGCCTACGTCGAGGCCGAGCTCGACCGGCTGCATCCCAACCGGGTGCTGGCCCGTGAGGCCACGTCCGCCGCCGAATACCGGGCCGCTTGGGATGCCATCGAGAAGCAATGGGAGGAGACGCTCGACCGCGCCAGGCGCCTACCCGAGGCGAAGCTGCACGAGCAGGTCGACGGCGAGTGGTCGTTCGTCGAGACGCAGCGGCATCTGCTGATGGCCAGCGATGCCTGGATCGGCAACGCCGTGCTCGAGGAGGACGCGCCGTACCACCCGTTGGGCCTTCCTGGCGGCGGGATGCCGGCCGAAGCATCGGCGAAGCTCGGGCTCACCCTCGATGCCACCCCGACGCTCGACGAGGTACTCGCGCCGCGGCTCGCCCGCATGGCCACGATGCGCCGGGTCGTCGACGAGCTCACCGAGGCCGAGCTCGACCGGGTATGTGGTCGCAAGCCGGCCGACCCCTACCCGGACAAGGAGTACGTCGTGCGCCGTTGCCTCACGGTGGTGTGCAAGGAAGAGGCCGAGCATCACCGGTATGCGGTCCGCGACCTCACCGTACTCGAGGCCGGTGCCCGAACCGAGTGA